One segment of Carya illinoinensis cultivar Pawnee chromosome 13, C.illinoinensisPawnee_v1, whole genome shotgun sequence DNA contains the following:
- the LOC122292673 gene encoding uncharacterized protein LOC122292673, whose protein sequence is MCPLRLILIFLSATLAGFFVLRNLKSHQPLQEEAAGAEDHVVKDPDHESSKDLQVRSAFWTCVDMASGRYLWRHLVSASSKSSD, encoded by the exons ATGTGTCCGCTGAGGCTTATTTTGATTTTCCTCTCCGCCACTCTCGCCGGCTTCTTCGTCCTCAGAAACCTCAAATCCCACCAGCCGCTCCAAGAAGAAGCCGCCGGCGCCGAAGACCACGTCGTTAAGGATCCCGACCACGAGTCATCCAAG GATTTGCAGGTCCGTTCGGCTTTCTGGACTTGTGTGGACATGGCTAGTGGTCGATACCTGTGGAGGCATTTGGTCTCTGCGTCCTCTAAGAGCTCCGATTGA
- the LOC122292326 gene encoding CBL-interacting serine/threonine-protein kinase 10, translating to MENNSKVLMQRYELGRLLGQGTFAKVYYARSIRNNQSVAIKVIDKEKVLKVGLIDQIKREISVMRLVRHPYIIHLYEVMATKTKIYFVMEYAKGGELFNKVAKGRLKEDVARKYFRQLIDAVDFCHSRGVYHRDIKPENLLLDENEDLKVSDFGLSALADSKRQDGLLHTTCGTPAYVAPEVINRKGYDGAKADIWSCGVVLYVLLAGYLPFHDSNLMEMYRKIGKAEYRCPNWFPPEVRRLLMKMLDPNPSTRASIEKIKESSWLRKGLNSKLIKSVSPSDLNASGPCENSSMTADSKQESARPSSLNAFDIISLSAGFDLSGLFEVDCQRREERFTSRKPASVIISKLEEIAKHLRMKVMKKEAGLLKLEGMREGRKGILSIDAEIFEVTPSFHLVEVKKANGDTIEYQQIVKENIKPALRDIVWVWQGEQQQQLPELQQPQQQQQQQQEQHQQQEQ from the coding sequence ATGGAAAATAACTCGAAGGTGTTGATGCAAAGATATGAATTAGGGAGATTACTAGGCCAAGGCACTTTTGCGAAGGTTTATTATGCGAGGAGTATAAGAAATAATCAAAGCGTGGCCATTAAGGTAATAGACAAAGAAAAGGTGTTGAAGGTTGGGCTCATTGATCAGATCAAGCGAGAAATATCTGTTATGAGACTGGTTAGACACCCCTATATCATACACCTCTATGAGGTCATGGccaccaagaccaagatttACTTTGTCATGGAATATGCCAAAGGGGGTGAACTGTTTAATAAGGTGGCTAAAGGAAGGCTAAAGGAGGATGTTGCACGAAAATATTTTAGGCAGCTAATTGATGCCGTTGATTTCTGTCACAGTCGGGGTGTTTATCATCGAGATATAAAGCCAGAGAATCTATTACTGGATGAAAACGAGGATCTAAAAGTCTCTGATTTTGGGTTAAGTGCCCTTGCTGACTCCAAGCGCCAAGATGGGCTACTCCATACCACCTGTGGCACTCCTGCATATGTCGCTCCTGAGGTCATTAACAGGAAAGGCTACGATGGGGCCAAAGCTGATATTTGGTCTTGTGGAGTGGTTCTCTATGTCCTTTTGGCTGGTTATCTCCCGTTTCATGATTCAAATTTGATGGAGATGTATCGGAAGATTGGAAAAGCAGAATATAGGTGCCCTAATTGGTTCCCACCAGAAGTGCGCAGGCTGCTGATGAAGATGTTGGATCCAAACCCCAGTACTAGGGCTTCCATAGAAAAGATCAAGGAAAGTTCATGGCTCAGAAAAGGACTGAACTCTAAACTTATTAAATCTGTATCTCCTTCAGATCTGAATGCTTCTGGTCCCTGTGAGAATAGCAGTATGACTGCTGACTCAAAGCAAGAGTCAGCTAGACCTTCAAGCTTGAATGCTTTTGATATCATTTCCCTATCAGCTGGGTTTGATCTTTCTGGCTTATTTGAAGTAGATTGTCAAAGGAGAGAAGAAAGGTTTACTTCCAGAAAACCTGCCTCAGTCATCATCTCTAAGCTGGAAGAAATTGCTAAGCATCTGAggatgaaagtgatgaagaaggAGGCAGGTTTGTTAAAGTTGGAGGGAATGAGGGAAGGTAGGAAGGGGATATTGTCCATTGATGCAGAGATCTTTGAGGTCACTCCATCTTTTCATTTGGTGGAGGTTAAGAAAGCAAATGGAGATACCATAGAATATCAGCAAATAGTGAAAGAGAATATAAAGCCTGCTCTAAGAGATATTGTTTGGGTATGGCAAGGTGAGCAACAGCAGCAACTGCCAGAGCTGCAGCAGccacagcagcagcagcaacaacagcagGAGCAGCATCAGCAACAAGAACAATGA